The window GTCCCAGATCATCTTCTGGATCGTCCTGGCGCTCTGCGTGTTCCTCGGCGTCTTCCCGAAACTTCTGGGGCTGGACGCCGAGGTGGAGCGGGTGTTCCCCTGGGTCTTCCTGCCACTAGCCGGACTGGTCTTCCTTTTAATCCTAAACTTCCTTTTCATCTCGATCCGGCTGGACGATGAGGGCCTCTCCGCCCGCCTGGGCGTATTCCGGACGCGGGTCCGTTGGAACCAGGTGACCGGTGCCGAGATGGACACCCTGCCCGGATCGGCCTACGGCGGTTGGGGAGTCAAGGGGGGCCGCGTCGGCGGCGATTACGTCCAGGTTTACTCCACCGTCGCCCACCGGCGGGTGGCGGTGAAGCTGGCGGGACACAAGCTCGACAAGCTCATCTTCTCGACGAAAAAGCCCGCGGAGGTGCTGCGGCTCGTCAACGAGCGGGCGGCCGCGTAAGGGCGTCGGGGATAAACTTTATCTCAAACGACAGGCACCGCAGAGTCAGGGAGTTCAATGGAGCAGACGGGAACCATTATCAAGGTCGCTGGCCCCCTGGTGGTGGCCACCGAGATGTCCGGCGTGCGGATGTACGACGTCGTCCTGGTCTCGGAGTCGAGGCTGGTGGGCGAGGTGGTGGAGCTGACCGGAGACCGGGCCAGCATCCAGGTCTACGAGGAGACGGGCGGCATCGGCCCCGGTGAGCCGGTGTTCACCACCGGTATGCCGCTCTCCGTGGAACTCGGACCGGGGCTGATGTCTTCCATCTACGACGGCATCCAGCGCCCACTCGCCGTCATCCGTGAAAAGACCGGCGACTTCATCACCCGCGGCGTCCGCGCCGACGGCCTGGACCGCGGGCGGAAATGGGAGTTCACTCCGAAATTCAAGGCCGGCGCCGAGGTCGTACCCGGCGACATCCTGGGGGTATGCCCAGAGACCTCCCTCGTCGAGCACCGCGTGCTGGTCCCCCCCGGAGTCAAGGGGAAGCTCGCCGCCCTGGACGCGGGCTCCTACACCGTGGAAGAGCCCATCGGCAGGATTAAAACTCCCGAAGGCGAAGTGGAGCTAAAGCTGATGCACACCTGGCCGGTGCGCAAGCCCCGCCCCTTCGCCCGGCGCATGACCCCCGAAGAGCCCCTCGTCTCGGGACAGCGCGTCATAGACGCCTTCTTCCCCGTGGGAAAGGGCGGGACCGCCTGCGTCCCAGGGCCCTTCGGCTCCGGCAAGACCGTCATCCAGCACCAGCTCGCCAAATGGGCCGACGCCGATATCGTCGTCTACGTGGGCTGCGGCGAACGCGGCAACGAGATGACCGACGTGCTCATGGAGTTCCCCGAGCTCAAGGACCCGCGCTCCGGCGAGCCGCTCATAACACGCACGGTGATGATAGCCAACACGTCGAACATGCCGGTGGCGGCGCGGGAGGCCTCCATTTACACCGGCATCACCATCGGCGAGTACTACCGCGACATGGGGTACTCCGTGGCGCTCATGGCCGATTCCACCAGCCGGTGGGCCGAGGCGATGCGCGAGATGTCGGGGCGCCTGGAGGAGATGCCCGGCGAGGAGGGTTATCCGGCATACCTGGGAACGCGTGTGGCCGAGTTCTACGAGCGGGCCGGACGAATAATCTGCCTCGGCTCCGACGAGCGCGAGGCCTCGTTGACGGTCATCGGCGCCGTCTCCCCCGCCGGCGGCGACCTCTCCGACCCCGTCGTCCAGGCCACCCTGCGCGTGGTCAAGGTCTTCTGGAGCCTGGAGGACAAGCTGGCCTACAAGCGCCACTTCCCCGCCATCAGCTGGCTCAACTCCTACAGCCTCTACACCGACAACATAGCCGAGTACCTCAAACGGAAAATGGGCGAGGACTGGATTCCCATGCGAGACGAGGCCATGGCGCTGTTGCAGCGTGAGGCGGAGCTGGAGGAAATCGTCCGCCTGGTCGGTATGGAATCCCTCTCTCCCAACGACCGCCTGGTCATGCAAACCAGCCGCTCCATCCGCGAGGATTTCATGCACCAGGACGCTTTCCACCCCGTGGATACCTTCTCCAGCGCCAACAAACAGTACCGGATGCTGAAGCTCGTGATGAACTTCCACCGCGGCGCCAAGGCGGCCCTCGAGACACCGGAGCTGAACCTGGACGCGCTCTTCTCGCTGCCCGTGACCGGGGACATCGCCCGCGCCAAGTTCACGCCCGAAGAGGACGTAGAGGCGAGCTTCGACCGCATCGAGAGCGACATGCAGAAACAGATCGAGGAGCTCATCTCCGAAGGACCGGGAATGTAAGACCATGTCGAAAATGAAGAGCACTCACCGCATCATGTTCCTGGCGGCGGTCGCGGCACTGCCCCTCTTTCTGGCCTGTGAGAGTTCCGAC is drawn from bacterium and contains these coding sequences:
- a CDS encoding V-type ATP synthase subunit A — encoded protein: MEQTGTIIKVAGPLVVATEMSGVRMYDVVLVSESRLVGEVVELTGDRASIQVYEETGGIGPGEPVFTTGMPLSVELGPGLMSSIYDGIQRPLAVIREKTGDFITRGVRADGLDRGRKWEFTPKFKAGAEVVPGDILGVCPETSLVEHRVLVPPGVKGKLAALDAGSYTVEEPIGRIKTPEGEVELKLMHTWPVRKPRPFARRMTPEEPLVSGQRVIDAFFPVGKGGTACVPGPFGSGKTVIQHQLAKWADADIVVYVGCGERGNEMTDVLMEFPELKDPRSGEPLITRTVMIANTSNMPVAAREASIYTGITIGEYYRDMGYSVALMADSTSRWAEAMREMSGRLEEMPGEEGYPAYLGTRVAEFYERAGRIICLGSDEREASLTVIGAVSPAGGDLSDPVVQATLRVVKVFWSLEDKLAYKRHFPAISWLNSYSLYTDNIAEYLKRKMGEDWIPMRDEAMALLQREAELEEIVRLVGMESLSPNDRLVMQTSRSIREDFMHQDAFHPVDTFSSANKQYRMLKLVMNFHRGAKAALETPELNLDALFSLPVTGDIARAKFTPEEDVEASFDRIESDMQKQIEELISEGPGM